In the Phaseolus vulgaris cultivar G19833 chromosome 7, P. vulgaris v2.0, whole genome shotgun sequence genome, one interval contains:
- the LOC137827653 gene encoding 3-ketoacyl-CoA synthase 6 — MPPILPDFSTSVKLKYVKLGYQYLVNHILTLTLIPIIIAIFIEVLRLGPAEILSLWNSLHFDLLQILCSAFLIIFIATVYFMSKPRTIYLVDYACFKPPVTCRVPFATFMEHSRLILKDNPKSVEFQMRILERSGLGEETCLPPSIHYIPPKPTMEAARGEAELVIFSAMDSLFTKTGLKPKDIDILIVNCSLFSPTPSLSAMVINKYKLRSNIKSFNLSGMGCSAGLISIDLARDLLQVHPNSNAVVVSTEIITPNYYQGNERAMLLPNCLFRMGGAAILLSNRSNERRRAKYRLVHVVRTHKGADDKAYRCVFEEEDKEGKVGISLQKDLMAIAGEALKSNITTMGPLVLPASEQLLFLLTLIGRKIFNPKWKPYIPDFKQAFEHFCIHAGGRAVIDELQKNLQLSTEHVEASRMTLHRFGNTSSSSLWYELNYIESKGRMKRGDRVWQIAFGSGFKCNSAVWKCNRNIKTPVDGAWSDCIDRYPVHIPEIVKL, encoded by the coding sequence ATGCCTCCAATCTTGCCGGATTTCTCCACCTCTGTCAAGCTCAAGTATGTCAAACTAGGCTACCAATACCTCGTCAACCACATTCTCACCCTCACTCTCATTCCCATCATCATCGCCATCTTCATCGAGGTTCTGCGCTTAGGCCCCGCCGAGATCCTCTCCCTCTGGAACTCCCTCCACTTCGATCTCCTCCAAATCCTCTGCTCAGCCTTCCTCATCATCTTCATAGCCACCGTCTACTTCATGTCCAAGCCTCGCACCATCTACCTCGTTGACTATGCATGCTTCAAACCCCCCGTCACATGCCGTGTTCCTTTTGCTACCTTCATGGAACACTCCAGGCTCATCTTAAAGGACAACCCCAAGAGCGTCGAGTTCCAAATGAGGATTCTGGAACGTTCTGGTCTCGGAGAAGAGACCTGTCTCCCTCCCTCCATTCACTACATCCCTCCCAAGCCCACCATGGAGGCTGCCAGAGGAGAGGCCGAGCTTGTCATTTTCTCCGCCATGGACTCTTTGTTCACCAAAACGGGCCTCAAGCCCAAGGACATAGACATCCTCATAGTTAATTGCAGCCTCTTTTCTCCCACTCCCTCTTTGTCCGCTATGGTGATCAACAAGTACAAGCTCAGGAGCAACATCAAGAGCTTCAACCTCTCCGGCATGGGCTGCAGCGCTGGCCTAATATCCATTGACTTGGCACGTGACCTTCTCCAAGTCCACCCCAATTCAAACGCCGTCGTTGTGAGCACGGAGATCATAACTCCCAACTACTACCAAGGCAACGAGCGAGCCATGCTCCTTCCGAATTGCCTCTTCCGAATGGGGGGTGCTGCTATTCTGTTGTCGAACCGTAGCAATGAACGTAGGAGAGCCAAGTACAGGTTGGTACACGTTGTTCGCACACACAAAGGTGCTGACGACAAAGCCTACCGTTGTGTGTTTGAGGAGGAAGACAAGGAGGGGAAAGTTGGGATTTCGCTTCAGAAGGATCTCATGGCTATTGCAGGTGAGGCTCTCAAGTCCAACATCACCACCATGGGTCCTCTTGTGCTTCCGGCTTCCGAGCAGTTACTCTTCCTTCTCACTCTGATCGGGAGGAAAATCTTCAACCCCAAATGGAAGCCTTATATTCCTGACTTCAAACAAGCGTTTGAGCACTTCTGCATCCACGCCGGTGGGCGTGCTGTGATTGATGAGCTGCAGAAGAATCTTCAGCTTTCTACCGAACACGTGGAGGCTTCTAGAATGACCCTGCACAGGTTTGGAAAcacttcctcctcttctctgTGGTATGAGCTGAACTACATTGAGTCAAAGGGAAGGATGAAGAGAGGAGATAGGGTGTGGCAGATAGCGTTTGGGAGTGGGTTTAAATGCAACAGTGCTGTGTGGAAGTGCAACAGAAACATTAAGACACCGGTTGATGGGGCTTGGTCTGATTGCATTGATCGTTATCCGGTTCACATTCCTGAGATCGTTAAGCTCTAG